A single candidate division KSB1 bacterium DNA region contains:
- a CDS encoding response regulator, translating into MKRSALLDKLSTGCLQAINDMSGLSLAIKRYSDYQLEAFCCQMKMITILDFSGSIMGFCAVSFEEQMAANILGLGTLPSESERNELRLEYGGFFKEILNSSSGDWLTLLQKDYPVLTILSPKIIYGTVAYPRTTCYIREVETEIGTFNFYFSIDMMKLDVNRLRERLTQSEIRLKRMLERVRQAKDAEAANKAKSEFLANMSHEIRTPLNAIIGMTELTLETELHSEQREYLNVVLSASEGLFSLINDILDFSKIEAGQMVLEQIPFDLRGLVEETVGLFIAQTEAKNLELLCYVEPQIPTWFVGDPVRLRQILVNLIGNAIKFTEKGEVAIKVESSKSHKEHENKVNNLELHFMISDTGVGIAKQQQAKVFAKFTQADSSTTRNFGGTGLGLSISKSLVEFMSGRMWLESKKGCGTTFHFDLTLPLDKVREVKEVEDGHPDFKDVSVLLVDDNRNNRLFLQRTLQFVGFQVVEAEDGADAISILRKNGKQFNLVILDYRMPLLDGVEVAKTIRNELKLTDIKIVMLCSLGEFSARVQKQLNIAKSITKPVKQSKLFDTLRQVLRPDQAKTEEVKPHEPNLQSSKPKGDHHILLVEDNVDNQNLAKRILEKAGYLVDIAENGQVAVQEARKFHYDLILMDIQMPVMDGFAAAKKIRSLERNTHQERVPIIALTAHALQGDRERCLENEMDDYLTKPLRKKVFLEAIAKWIDPRPTILVVDDSEVNRNLIKNSSGV; encoded by the coding sequence ATGAAACGATCCGCTTTGTTAGATAAACTTTCTACCGGATGTTTACAAGCTATAAACGATATGAGCGGTTTATCTTTAGCAATAAAAAGATATTCAGACTATCAACTGGAAGCTTTTTGTTGCCAAATGAAAATGATAACCATTTTAGATTTTTCGGGCTCAATTATGGGGTTTTGCGCTGTTTCATTTGAGGAGCAAATGGCAGCAAATATCTTAGGGTTGGGCACGCTGCCATCTGAAAGTGAAAGAAATGAATTGCGATTAGAATACGGAGGATTCTTTAAAGAAATTTTAAATAGCTCATCCGGAGATTGGCTTACATTGCTTCAAAAAGATTATCCTGTTTTAACCATTTTATCGCCAAAAATAATTTATGGAACTGTTGCTTATCCCAGAACTACCTGCTACATCCGAGAGGTAGAAACAGAAATAGGTACCTTTAACTTTTATTTCAGCATTGATATGATGAAGTTGGATGTAAATCGCCTGAGAGAGCGTTTGACCCAATCAGAAATAAGGTTAAAGAGGATGCTTGAAAGGGTCAGGCAAGCCAAGGATGCTGAGGCGGCCAACAAGGCTAAAAGTGAGTTCCTAGCCAACATGAGCCACGAGATTCGCACGCCTTTAAATGCAATTATTGGGATGACCGAACTAACCCTCGAGACGGAGTTACATTCGGAACAGCGAGAGTATTTAAATGTTGTACTATCTGCCTCAGAAGGGCTGTTCTCTTTGATTAACGATATACTTGATTTCTCAAAGATTGAGGCAGGCCAGATGGTTCTTGAGCAAATCCCATTTGATTTACGTGGACTCGTTGAGGAGACAGTGGGATTATTTATTGCTCAGACTGAGGCAAAAAATCTCGAGCTGCTCTGTTACGTTGAACCCCAAATTCCTACCTGGTTCGTTGGGGATCCTGTCCGACTACGCCAAATACTTGTAAACTTGATCGGTAATGCCATTAAATTTACCGAAAAAGGAGAAGTGGCAATCAAAGTTGAGTCATCAAAATCCCACAAGGAACATGAGAATAAAGTAAACAATTTAGAACTTCATTTTATGATCTCAGATACGGGTGTAGGAATAGCCAAACAGCAACAAGCAAAAGTTTTTGCAAAATTTACCCAAGCCGACAGCTCCACTACCCGCAATTTTGGCGGCACGGGGTTGGGATTGAGTATTTCCAAATCTTTGGTCGAATTCATGAGTGGACGCATGTGGTTGGAAAGTAAGAAAGGATGTGGTACGACGTTTCATTTTGATTTGACTTTGCCTCTGGACAAGGTTAGAGAAGTGAAAGAGGTAGAAGATGGCCATCCGGACTTCAAGGATGTTTCCGTGTTGTTGGTAGATGACAATCGCAATAATCGACTCTTTTTGCAAAGGACATTGCAGTTCGTAGGATTTCAGGTAGTGGAAGCGGAAGATGGTGCTGACGCCATTTCTATTTTGCGGAAAAACGGCAAGCAATTTAATTTAGTGATACTTGATTATCGAATGCCGTTACTGGATGGGGTCGAGGTGGCTAAGACCATTCGAAATGAACTTAAACTTACCGATATTAAAATTGTCATGCTATGCTCCTTGGGCGAATTCAGCGCACGAGTTCAAAAACAACTGAACATTGCAAAATCTATCACCAAACCGGTTAAACAATCTAAGTTATTCGATACTTTGAGGCAGGTTTTGCGCCCTGATCAGGCCAAAACGGAGGAGGTCAAACCACATGAGCCGAATTTGCAGTCCAGCAAACCAAAAGGAGATCATCACATACTGCTGGTAGAAGATAATGTAGACAATCAGAATTTGGCTAAGAGAATTCTGGAGAAAGCTGGCTATTTGGTAGATATCGCTGAAAATGGCCAAGTGGCCGTACAAGAGGCGCGGAAATTTCACTACGATTTGATATTGATGGACATTCAGATGCCGGTGATGGATGGCTTTGCCGCTGCCAAGAAAATCAGAAGCTTGGAGCGAAATACACACCAGGAACGCGTGCCCATCATTGCCCTTACCGCCCACGCTTTGCAGGGGGACAGGGAGAGATGTTTGGAGAACGAGATGGACGATTATCTCACCAAGCCACTAAGAAAGAAAGTGTTTTTGGAGGCCATTGCGAAATGGATAGACCCGCGACCGACCATACTAGTGGTGGATGATTCCGAAGTCAACCGTAATTTGATCAAGAATTCATCCGGCGTCTAA
- a CDS encoding response regulator, which yields MAKIIIVDDSDYLSEEIKKFLEADGHEVLARGKDGEEGVELYKQHKPGLTLLDITMPNKDGRECLHEILEYDENARVVFISAVKDTEILMECLKAGAKGFIEKPLKFRDEEFCKEFRSTIKDAIED from the coding sequence ATGGCAAAAATAATTATTGTCGACGATAGTGACTATTTAAGCGAGGAGATAAAAAAATTTTTAGAAGCTGACGGGCATGAGGTGCTTGCCAGAGGAAAAGATGGCGAGGAAGGCGTGGAACTATATAAACAGCATAAACCCGGTTTGACACTTTTGGACATAACTATGCCAAATAAAGACGGTCGGGAGTGTTTGCATGAGATATTAGAATATGACGAAAATGCAAGAGTTGTTTTCATATCGGCGGTAAAAGATACAGAAATACTTATGGAATGTCTTAAAGCAGGGGCAAAAGGGTTTATTGAAAAACCTCTTAAATTCAGAGATGAAGAATTCTGTAAGGAATTTAGATCAACCATAAAAGACGCAATCGAAGATTGA